The DNA region GCTATGTTTTCGGCCTCTGCCTCCTCCAAGATCGATTTCCTCGTGCTCCTTGATTTTGAAGCCTTTGTAGACTGCAACAGGACTTATCAAGTGGTGGTGGTTAAAACAAGGGGTAAAATACACATATTCGATATAAAGTGCCCAATGCATGTGGAGAAGTACCATTCACATTTGATAGCAATGGTACATAGTAATGAGGAAAATCCAATAAAGATAACTTCATGGATAATACGAATACAAGCATTGAAGGAAGATGGATCAAATTGACTATATTGCATCCCAAATCCAATAAAATATGCTTCATATCCATAAAAGCTCCACATGGATTTACATGAAAACAAGTGGCAAGATATTAAACAAATGACATCATAAGCAGCAATGTAGCAACCTTGCATTAGATAAGAGGAATGATGTTAATGAAGAGAAAACTTTACTCCggcaaaaaaataagagaaaacttTACTTGTTTGTTTGCAATTATTTCAGTTGAGAACATCAGAACAGGGATACCTTGCTGATGAGCTTCTCAAATGCTTCTGGCCCATTTTGTTCAATATATCTCTCCGCAGCTGACAATACATCATCAGGTTTACTTAGCTTCTCTGTTCCTGGGACATACCATATGTTTACTATTTGGCGATTCACAAACATTGGCCGCACAAAGTGGTCGTAAACATAAGCAGCACCATTAAACCAAGGTAAGACCAACCAACAGTTGAAGAACAGCTTTGCATATGACCAAAAAGGAAGCCTGCaaataaacaactaacataagcATCTATGCATCAAACACAGCTATATTCATGTATCACCAACAATGTTTGCAAAAAATCATAAAGTCACCAGAAAACCATATAAACATAAAAGGAACTGATTGGATCAGGACCAAttttatttgatctttcattttATATGCTAGTATCACTCAGGGAAGTGCCATTTACCACTCAATAATTGGAGCAAAAGTTAGCTCAAACAAAGTGATAAACGAGTACAACACCCAGTAAGTGAGCCATTGCTGATCATCAACAGAAGATTTTGTCTCTATTGCTCTAACAGAAGCGTATCTGAAAAGGTGCAAAAAGATAAAGTGATGAGATGTATAACAATAATACTCACATAGTATCAAGAGGAAGAAACAAGAGAGCATAGCATCTACTGAAGGACAAAAGGTATACTTACAGTGGATACGCAAGTGAAATTAGTGGCCTGcaaagaaaaaagtcaaaaaaaaaaaaggcaactcAGTAACTATAGAAAGAAAGCACCCTCAGTAGTAAAAGCCATGAAATTTATCATTTACATCGAAAGCATGTAGCAATCTATTCCAGTCATACAGATAATAAGTGCCACATTTACTCCCTAAAGTAAGCTCTATATCCCAGATAATATGTGATAATGTCGCATTGTCATTTACCAAAATGCATAATAATCTATATTCTATAAAAGTTAGATCCATCCTCCA from Phragmites australis chromosome 8, lpPhrAust1.1, whole genome shotgun sequence includes:
- the LOC133926544 gene encoding HVA22-like protein a isoform X1 yields the protein MGSGSFLKVVVSNIDVLAGPLISLAYPLYASVRAIETKSSVDDQQWLTYWVLYSFITLFELTFAPIIEWLPFWSYAKLFFNCWLVLPWFNGAAYVYDHFVRPMFVNRQIVNIWYVPGTEKLSKPDDVLSAAERYIEQNGPEAFEKLISKSTKASKSRSTRKSILEEAEAENIAKAGRDSWGENPFYDKSYRY
- the LOC133926544 gene encoding HVA22-like protein a isoform X2 yields the protein MVALQVVRSRPLISLAYPLYASVRAIETKSSVDDQQWLTYWVLYSFITLFELTFAPIIEWLPFWSYAKLFFNCWLVLPWFNGAAYVYDHFVRPMFVNRQIVNIWYVPGTEKLSKPDDVLSAAERYIEQNGPEAFEKLISKSTKASKSRSTRKSILEEAEAENIAKAGRDSWGENPFYDKSYRY